Proteins from one Streptosporangium becharense genomic window:
- a CDS encoding 4'-phosphopantetheinyl transferase family protein — translation MIEKILPSWVVSAEAFDDPPGVTLFPEEEAVIARAVDKRRREFTTARHCARQALRRIGLAPVPIVPGARGAPGWPDGVVGAITHCAGYRAAAVSREALSVGIDAEPHDALPDGVLGTVALAEEQDAMERLGPGIHWDRLLFSAKESVYKAWFPLTGRWLGFEEAHLDLSPSGTFTARFLVPGPVVDGRELTGFTGRWLVAEGLVVTAIALPGIAADPSPGAG, via the coding sequence ATGATCGAGAAGATCCTGCCATCGTGGGTGGTGAGCGCGGAGGCGTTCGACGACCCGCCGGGGGTGACGCTGTTCCCCGAGGAGGAGGCGGTCATCGCCCGCGCGGTGGACAAGCGGCGGCGCGAGTTCACCACCGCCCGGCACTGCGCTCGCCAGGCGCTGCGCCGCATCGGGCTGGCCCCCGTGCCGATCGTTCCCGGTGCGCGCGGCGCGCCGGGGTGGCCCGACGGCGTGGTGGGGGCGATCACCCACTGCGCGGGGTACCGGGCGGCGGCGGTCTCCCGGGAGGCGCTGAGCGTGGGCATCGACGCCGAGCCGCACGACGCGCTCCCCGACGGTGTCCTCGGCACGGTCGCGCTGGCGGAGGAACAGGACGCGATGGAGCGTCTCGGCCCCGGCATCCACTGGGACCGGCTGCTGTTCAGCGCCAAGGAGAGCGTCTACAAGGCGTGGTTCCCGTTGACCGGGCGCTGGCTCGGCTTCGAGGAGGCCCACCTCGACCTGTCGCCGTCCGGCACGTTCACCGCCCGGTTCCTCGTCCCCGGCCCCGTGGTGGACGGCCGGGAGCTGACCGGTTTCACCGGCCGCTGGCTGGTGGCGGAAGGGCTGGTGGTGACCGCCATCGCCCTTCCCGGCATCGCGGCGGACCCGTCGCCCGGTGCGGGATGA
- a CDS encoding metallophosphoesterase family protein: MTSLLAISDLHVGYQENRRIVEDMRPVSASDWLLVAGDVSEKVSDVEWVLGTLRERFAAVVWAPGNHELWTHPSDPVQLRGEERYRHLVETCRNIGVTTPEDPYPTWEGPGGPVTVAPLFVLYDYTFRVPGMATKEEALALAYEKGVVCTDEMLLHPDPYPSRDAWCAARVAETERRLVERPAGVPTVLVNHYPLVRDPTLILRHPEFAIWCGTERTADWHLRFDAHTVVYGHLHIPRTTWHDGVRFEEVSLGYPREWRPRPTAPGRLREILPGPVPVA; encoded by the coding sequence ATGACGTCGTTGCTGGCCATCAGCGACCTGCATGTCGGCTACCAGGAGAACCGGCGCATCGTCGAGGACATGCGTCCTGTCTCGGCCTCCGACTGGCTGCTGGTCGCCGGGGACGTCTCGGAGAAGGTCTCCGACGTCGAGTGGGTGCTCGGCACCCTCCGCGAGCGGTTCGCGGCGGTGGTGTGGGCCCCCGGGAACCACGAGCTGTGGACGCACCCGAGCGACCCGGTCCAGTTGCGCGGCGAGGAAAGGTACCGGCACCTGGTCGAGACCTGCCGGAACATCGGGGTGACGACCCCGGAGGACCCGTACCCGACGTGGGAGGGGCCGGGCGGCCCCGTGACCGTGGCGCCGCTGTTCGTGCTGTACGACTACACCTTCCGGGTGCCCGGCATGGCCACGAAGGAGGAGGCGCTCGCCCTGGCGTACGAGAAGGGGGTGGTCTGCACCGACGAGATGCTGCTCCACCCCGATCCCTACCCCTCCCGGGACGCCTGGTGCGCCGCGAGGGTCGCCGAGACGGAGCGGCGCCTGGTGGAGCGGCCGGCCGGGGTGCCCACCGTGCTCGTCAACCACTATCCGCTGGTCCGCGACCCCACGCTGATCCTGCGGCACCCCGAGTTCGCGATCTGGTGCGGCACCGAGCGGACCGCCGACTGGCATCTGCGCTTCGACGCGCACACGGTCGTCTACGGCCACCTGCACATCCCGCGGACCACCTGGCACGACGGCGTCCGCTTCGAGGAGGTCTCTCTGGGCTACCCGCGCGAGTGGCGTCCACGCCCCACCGCGCCCGGCCGGCTGCGTGAGATCCTGCCCGGGCCGGTGCCCGTCGCATGA